One segment of Thermosipho atlanticus DSM 15807 DNA contains the following:
- the guaA gene encoding glutamine-hydrolyzing GMP synthase, translating to MKTVVVIDFGSQYTQLIVRRIREIGYYAELLSWDVSKEEVVELNPAAIIFSGGPASVFEEGAPYIQDYFFELNVPILGICYGLQSIIQKFGGKVEKSSKREFGRTFLEIIKKDPIFDGIPKKSEVWMSHSDRVEELPENFYVIAQSENSPYAVVRNVEGNIYGVQFHPEVTHSQYGRKLLSNFIEKVVGIEKNWRMEDFLEKKIREIRETVGENKVILGLSGGVDSSVLAILLNKAIGNNLIPIFVDTGLLRLNEKSEVVENFEDLGIDLVIVDAQEKFFEVLKGVEAPEEKRKIIGHTFIEIFNETAKKLLEKHGDIKFLAQGTLYPDVIESKVCGSKSAAKIKTHHNVGGLPEKLPFKVIEPFRNLFKDEVRQIGKILNIPEKIINRHPFPGPGLAVRIIGEVTKESVEKLRKADYIFIEELRKENLYDKVWQAFSVLLPIKTVGVMGDYRSYENVIALRAVNSEDGMTADWAKLPSEFLNQVAKRIINEVSGINRVVYDITSKPPATIEWE from the coding sequence ATTAAAACAGTTGTTGTTATCGACTTTGGTTCACAATATACACAGTTAATTGTAAGGAGAATAAGAGAAATTGGATATTATGCCGAACTTTTATCCTGGGATGTATCGAAGGAAGAAGTGGTTGAATTAAATCCAGCTGCGATAATTTTCTCAGGTGGTCCAGCAAGTGTATTTGAAGAAGGGGCGCCATATATCCAAGATTATTTTTTTGAGCTAAATGTACCAATTCTTGGCATATGTTATGGACTACAGAGCATAATTCAGAAATTTGGTGGGAAAGTAGAAAAGTCTTCAAAAAGAGAATTTGGACGTACATTTTTAGAAATAATCAAAAAAGATCCAATTTTTGATGGTATTCCTAAAAAATCTGAGGTATGGATGAGCCATTCAGATAGAGTTGAAGAGTTGCCAGAAAATTTTTATGTTATAGCTCAGAGTGAGAATTCACCGTATGCGGTTGTAAGAAATGTGGAAGGGAACATATATGGTGTACAATTTCATCCTGAGGTTACTCATAGTCAGTATGGGCGAAAACTGTTATCAAATTTTATTGAAAAAGTTGTAGGAATTGAGAAGAACTGGAGAATGGAAGATTTTCTTGAGAAAAAAATTAGGGAAATAAGAGAAACAGTAGGAGAAAATAAGGTAATATTGGGACTATCTGGAGGAGTTGATTCATCTGTTCTAGCAATTTTGTTAAATAAAGCTATAGGTAATAATTTGATACCAATTTTTGTGGACACGGGACTTTTAAGATTAAACGAAAAATCTGAAGTTGTTGAAAATTTTGAGGATTTAGGTATTGACTTAGTAATAGTAGACGCTCAAGAAAAGTTTTTTGAAGTTTTAAAAGGTGTAGAAGCACCAGAAGAAAAGAGAAAAATTATAGGACATACATTTATTGAGATATTTAACGAAACTGCGAAAAAGTTACTAGAAAAACATGGTGATATTAAATTTCTTGCTCAAGGTACACTTTATCCGGATGTTATAGAAAGTAAGGTGTGCGGAAGCAAATCAGCAGCGAAAATAAAAACTCATCATAATGTAGGAGGATTACCAGAAAAATTACCGTTCAAAGTTATAGAACCTTTCCGAAATTTATTTAAAGATGAAGTTAGACAGATAGGAAAAATTTTAAATATTCCTGAAAAGATAATTAATAGACATCCATTCCCTGGTCCAGGCCTTGCTGTAAGAATTATCGGAGAGGTAACAAAAGAATCCGTTGAAAAACTTCGAAAAGCGGATTATATATTCATTGAGGAACTGAGGAAAGAAAATTTATATGACAAGGTGTGGCAAGCATTTTCCGTATTGTTACCAATAAAAACGGTAGGAGTTATGGGGGATTATAGAAGTTATGAAAATGTAATAGCTCTTCGTGCTGTGAATAGCGAAGATGGTATGACTGCAGATTGGGCAAAATTACCATCCGAGTTTTTAAATCAAGTGGCAAAGAGAATTATTAATGAAGTTAGTGGAATAAATAGAGTAGTATACGATATTACTTCAAAACCTCCAGCAACAATTGAGTGGGAGTAA
- the purB gene encoding adenylosuccinate lyase, which translates to MVERYALEPIKSLWTLENQYERWLEVELAVIRAYEELEKIPKGTYEKIKDNIYFNIEEFLEMEKEIKHDVIAFIKVVTSKMGDEAKYFHYGLTSSDVVDTANILALIRSTKYILSEIELLRKLLYEKALKYKYLPTIGRTHGVHAEPTSFGLKFLSWYDEFGRNLRRLEKAYEELSIGKLSGAVGNYANIDPQVEELALSYLSLKPALTVSQVIPRDYHAYLVEVFALIASAIERMAVEIRHLQRTEVFEVQEPFRKGQRGSSAMPHKKNPILSERLTGLARIVKNYVNIALENIVLWHERDISHSSAERFMFPDITMLVFYMLKKAQELIENLVIFEKNIRRNIDITKGLVYSQRVFHALMNEGFSREEAYKKVQGVALICTKKNLSFKKEVENHFGNIFTNKELKELFNPSYYLRNIDKIYERFEG; encoded by the coding sequence GTGGTTGAAAGATATGCATTAGAACCAATTAAAAGCTTATGGACTCTTGAAAATCAATATGAAAGATGGCTAGAAGTGGAGTTGGCTGTAATTAGAGCATATGAGGAATTAGAAAAAATACCTAAAGGTACTTATGAAAAAATAAAAGATAATATTTATTTTAATATCGAAGAGTTTTTAGAAATGGAAAAGGAAATAAAACATGATGTAATAGCATTTATCAAAGTTGTAACTTCAAAAATGGGAGATGAGGCAAAATATTTTCACTATGGATTAACCTCTTCAGATGTAGTAGATACTGCTAACATTTTAGCTTTGATTCGTTCAACAAAATATATTCTTAGTGAAATTGAATTGCTTAGGAAGTTGTTATATGAAAAAGCTTTAAAATATAAATATTTACCAACTATTGGGAGAACACATGGTGTTCATGCCGAACCAACATCTTTTGGTTTAAAATTTCTTTCTTGGTACGATGAATTTGGTAGAAATCTGAGAAGGTTAGAAAAAGCTTATGAAGAACTTTCTATTGGAAAGTTATCTGGAGCGGTTGGAAATTATGCCAATATCGATCCTCAAGTAGAAGAGTTGGCATTATCGTATTTATCATTAAAACCTGCTTTGACGGTTTCTCAAGTAATTCCAAGGGATTATCACGCTTATTTAGTTGAAGTATTTGCTCTAATTGCGTCTGCCATTGAAAGAATGGCAGTGGAAATTAGACATTTGCAGAGAACAGAAGTTTTTGAAGTGCAAGAACCGTTTAGAAAAGGGCAAAGGGGTTCTTCAGCTATGCCACATAAGAAAAATCCAATTTTGAGTGAGAGATTAACAGGTTTGGCAAGAATAGTAAAAAACTATGTTAACATTGCTCTTGAAAATATAGTTTTATGGCATGAAAGAGATATTTCTCATTCTTCTGCAGAAAGATTTATGTTTCCAGATATAACTATGTTGGTATTTTATATGTTGAAAAAAGCACAAGAATTAATAGAAAACTTAGTAATTTTTGAAAAAAATATAAGAAGAAACATTGATATTACCAAAGGTTTAGTTTATTCTCAAAGGGTTTTCCACGCGCTAATGAATGAAGGATTTTCAAGAGAAGAAGCATATAAAAAGGTCCAAGGAGTTGCCTTAATTTGTACAAAGAAAAATTTATCGTTTAAGAAGGAAGTTGAAAATCATTTTGGAAACATATTTACAAACAAAGAACTTAAAGAGTTATTTAATCCTTCGTATTATTTAAGAAATATCGATAAAATTTATGAAAGATTTGAAGGTTAA
- a CDS encoding AAA family ATPase, which yields MTIQEAKYLSKKIMESGEVPLLVGHFGVGKTDLMREIANETNRKLVILVLSQMEPGDLIGLPSRENNKTVFLAPDWWPDNENYIIFLDEINRSHRSIRNAIMQLLIDKRIHNHVLPKGTWIAASMNPPDEDYDQVDLITDPAFLSRFFILEISPSVDEWLQWADQIGLPEEIKKFVEKNPEFLFPRINVSLKANIKPSPRSWYKLGNVLKKLSKEDKKRFGYQLASGILGSEAAKVFIENMFFEIPNARDIILEGNIPEKLEIHEVNSIIIRIVDFISNISEDEAKTMIENVETISNNLLKLSKIIPKDSFFSLVRLLSELSNESGYKGQLCDKIIEKISFND from the coding sequence TTGACTATTCAGGAAGCTAAATATTTATCAAAAAAAATCATGGAATCTGGAGAAGTTCCCCTATTAGTTGGACATTTTGGGGTTGGTAAAACAGATCTAATGAGAGAAATAGCTAATGAAACCAATAGAAAACTTGTAATTTTAGTACTTTCACAAATGGAACCAGGTGATCTTATTGGTTTGCCTTCTAGAGAAAATAATAAAACAGTCTTTTTGGCACCAGACTGGTGGCCTGATAATGAAAACTATATAATTTTTCTAGATGAAATAAATCGTTCACACAGAAGCATAAGAAATGCGATTATGCAACTTTTAATTGATAAACGAATACACAACCACGTCTTACCAAAAGGTACTTGGATAGCTGCTTCAATGAATCCTCCTGATGAAGACTATGATCAGGTGGATTTAATTACAGATCCCGCTTTTCTTTCAAGATTTTTTATTCTTGAAATTTCTCCAAGTGTTGATGAATGGTTACAATGGGCTGATCAAATTGGATTACCAGAAGAAATCAAAAAATTTGTAGAAAAAAATCCTGAATTCTTGTTTCCAAGAATAAATGTTTCTTTAAAAGCTAATATAAAACCAAGTCCTAGAAGCTGGTATAAATTAGGAAATGTTCTTAAAAAACTTTCAAAAGAAGATAAAAAAAGATTTGGATATCAACTTGCTTCAGGAATTTTAGGATCAGAAGCAGCGAAAGTTTTCATCGAAAATATGTTTTTTGAAATTCCAAATGCACGAGATATAATTTTAGAAGGTAATATTCCTGAAAAACTGGAAATTCATGAAGTAAATTCTATAATTATAAGAATTGTAGATTTTATTTCAAATATTTCAGAAGATGAAGCAAAAACAATGATTGAAAACGTTGAAACTATTTCTAATAATCTTTTAAAGTTATCAAAAATTATCCCGAAAGATAGTTTCTTCAGTTTAGTTAGACTTTTAAGTGAATTATCTAATGAAAGTGGTTATAAAGGTCAACTCTGTGATAAAATAATTGAAAAAATAAGTTTCAACGATTAA
- the scpB gene encoding SMC-Scp complex subunit ScpB, giving the protein MQKNQIALVEAMIFASRGIKKQDLQKITDISENVLDEIILQLQKKYNSSEEHGIELRNIDGFLRFYTKEQFSSEVSKIVRKRSLSSLSEAQLEIVLLLATKNKLTKSEIDGIRGKDSYNVLKQLLSSGVVKRQKKGRGYIYSLTNVFKDETMVEELVKDLGGAELDYSGS; this is encoded by the coding sequence ATGCAAAAAAATCAAATAGCCTTGGTTGAAGCAATGATATTTGCTTCAAGAGGTATTAAAAAACAAGATCTTCAAAAAATAACTGACATTTCGGAGAACGTTTTAGATGAAATTATTTTACAACTTCAAAAAAAATATAATTCCTCCGAAGAACATGGCATTGAACTAAGGAATATTGACGGATTCTTAAGATTTTACACTAAAGAACAATTTTCATCAGAAGTATCCAAAATTGTAAGAAAAAGATCTTTAAGTAGTCTTTCTGAAGCTCAGTTAGAAATTGTTTTACTTTTAGCTACTAAAAATAAGTTAACTAAATCTGAAATTGATGGTATAAGAGGAAAAGATTCCTATAATGTACTTAAACAATTACTGTCAAGTGGAGTAGTAAAGAGACAAAAAAAAGGAAGAGGCTATATATATTCTCTGACTAACGTTTTTAAAGACGAAACTATGGTAGAAGAACTTGTAAAAGACCTTGGAGGTGCTGAACTTGACTATTCAGGAAGCTAA
- a CDS encoding segregation and condensation protein A, with the protein MELLFKFENFEGPLDLILFLVKKNKLSIREIPLSLLADEFMNYLNNMKKMNLNITSEFIATASYLMELKSKSLLPRSNEDKEFQYSKENFYAQVEQYAKLKEMVENVRKLDNKKIKNYPINVRVVFPKINEKKFEKLLKNTLQEIELKQKVYQIKKESLSIEVVMTKILNEYIDKNLFDVLKESKNRYEFIVKFLAILELIKLNKIFLDKKFKIKRVVRNAKKSNSLG; encoded by the coding sequence ATGGAATTACTTTTCAAATTTGAAAATTTTGAAGGTCCTTTGGATTTAATATTGTTTTTAGTAAAAAAGAATAAATTGAGCATAAGGGAAATTCCCTTATCTCTTCTTGCTGATGAATTTATGAATTATCTAAATAATATGAAAAAAATGAACCTAAATATAACTTCAGAGTTTATTGCCACTGCTTCATACTTAATGGAATTAAAATCAAAAAGTTTATTGCCTCGGAGTAATGAAGATAAAGAATTCCAATATTCAAAGGAAAATTTTTATGCACAAGTCGAACAATATGCTAAATTAAAAGAAATGGTTGAAAATGTTAGAAAACTAGATAACAAGAAGATAAAAAACTACCCCATAAATGTAAGAGTTGTTTTTCCAAAAATAAACGAAAAAAAGTTTGAGAAACTATTAAAAAACACTCTTCAAGAAATCGAACTAAAACAAAAGGTATATCAAATAAAAAAAGAATCTCTTTCAATCGAGGTAGTCATGACAAAAATTCTCAACGAATATATTGATAAAAATCTCTTTGATGTACTAAAAGAATCTAAAAATAGATACGAGTTTATAGTTAAATTTTTAGCGATCCTAGAATTAATAAAACTCAATAAAATCTTTTTAGACAAAAAATTTAAAATCAAGAGAGTGGTCAGAAATGCAAAAAAATCAAATAGCCTTGGTTGA
- a CDS encoding CBS domain-containing protein gives MNVKKWVITYFPTIKVNQNVGEALRKMREYACDYCIVLDENDKFEGVLYKSSIRDSELEESVNNYVTFPDFYVVEDSNVEEAALMLIENRDQILPVVNNNAEVIGILTVQEVLEAFTELSAMDEPGTRIILELPDKPGELKRVIDVLANNKMNILSILTLKDDGKRQVSIKVQCDDPETIANLLEIYEIHYTSIIEEEGF, from the coding sequence ATGAATGTTAAAAAATGGGTAATAACCTACTTTCCAACAATTAAAGTAAATCAAAATGTTGGGGAAGCATTAAGAAAAATGCGGGAGTACGCATGTGATTACTGCATAGTTCTAGACGAAAACGACAAATTCGAAGGGGTACTTTATAAATCAAGCATTAGAGATTCGGAACTTGAAGAATCAGTTAATAATTACGTTACATTTCCAGACTTTTATGTTGTAGAAGATTCAAATGTCGAAGAGGCAGCTTTAATGTTAATTGAAAATAGGGATCAAATACTTCCAGTCGTAAATAACAATGCAGAAGTAATTGGTATCCTGACAGTACAAGAAGTATTAGAAGCATTCACTGAACTTTCTGCTATGGATGAACCGGGAACAAGAATAATTCTTGAACTTCCCGATAAACCTGGAGAGTTAAAGAGAGTAATTGATGTATTAGCAAACAATAAAATGAATATTTTGTCAATTTTAACTTTAAAAGATGATGGAAAAAGACAAGTTTCAATCAAAGTTCAATGTGATGACCCTGAAACAATCGCTAATCTACTAGAAATATATGAAATTCATTATACCTCTATTATAGAAGAAGAAGGTTTTTAA